In Clostridia bacterium, the following proteins share a genomic window:
- a CDS encoding glycoside hydrolase family 88 protein — translation MFLIVGLILLNSQLVTAQQKHFTNWPDGTAPEEVGKRVAEHFVTSPHMWPKQIGYPETCSWYGGMTFAELTGDKQLAAGLIKRFDPLFTEPESRLIPKSRHVDASVFGALPLQMYMYTKEQKYLEMGQAIADRQWEEPTPDGLTKETRFWIDDMYMITALQVQAYRATGDKKYLDRAALEMSVYLDKLQQPNGLFYHAPDVPFFWGRGNGWVAAGMAELLRSLPADHPRRARIMSGYQKMMKSLLDFQGKDGMWRQLIDKPESWPETSSTGMFTFAMITGVKSGWLDEDTYGLAARTGWLALVGYIDQNSDVTNVCEGTNKKNDMGYYLARKRRTGDFHGQAPVLWCASALLR, via the coding sequence ATGTTCCTGATTGTAGGACTAATTCTGCTGAATTCCCAACTCGTCACAGCCCAGCAAAAGCACTTCACCAACTGGCCTGATGGTACAGCACCGGAAGAGGTTGGCAAACGTGTTGCGGAGCACTTTGTCACAAGCCCGCATATGTGGCCGAAGCAGATCGGTTATCCCGAGACCTGTTCCTGGTACGGCGGCATGACCTTCGCAGAACTAACTGGCGACAAACAACTCGCCGCGGGATTGATCAAGCGCTTCGATCCGCTCTTCACAGAGCCGGAATCCAGGCTCATCCCTAAGTCTCGTCACGTGGATGCTTCCGTGTTCGGCGCCTTGCCGCTCCAGATGTACATGTACACAAAGGAGCAGAAATATCTCGAGATGGGACAGGCAATTGCCGACCGCCAGTGGGAGGAGCCAACTCCTGACGGATTGACCAAGGAGACGCGCTTCTGGATCGATGACATGTATATGATCACGGCTCTTCAGGTACAGGCGTATCGGGCCACTGGGGACAAGAAATATCTCGACCGGGCAGCGTTGGAGATGTCTGTGTACCTCGACAAGCTTCAGCAGCCAAATGGCCTGTTCTATCACGCACCCGATGTGCCATTTTTCTGGGGACGCGGAAACGGCTGGGTCGCGGCAGGAATGGCGGAGTTGTTGCGCTCCCTCCCGGCAGACCATCCCAGGCGCGCCCGAATCATGAGCGGCTATCAAAAGATGATGAAGTCGCTTTTGGACTTCCAGGGAAAGGATGGCATGTGGCGGCAGTTGATCGACAAGCCGGAATCCTGGCCTGAAACATCCAGCACGGGCATGTTTACGTTCGCGATGATTACCGGCGTCAAGAGCGGCTGGCTGGATGAAGACACCTACGGCCTTGCGGCGCGAACCGGATGGCTGGCACTGGTCGGTTACATCGACCAGAACTCGGACGTCACCAACGTTTGCGAAGGGACCAACAAGAAGAACGACATGGGTTATTACCTCGCGCGCAAGCGGAGAACAGGCGATTTTCACGGCCAAGCGCCCGTCTTATGGTGCGCGTCGGCTCTGCTGCGGTAA
- a CDS encoding alpha-L-fucosidase: protein MIRFVKALLFVVILSLCAIGQNAATPVDTGDAHADRSLIKLDPVEEVAKRMEWFNDARFGMFIHWGLYSQNGCQYNGKDGKTEHMMRHLQIPLREYEKIADEFDPEKFNADEWVRIAKDAGMKYMVITSKHHDGFAMFNSKSSNYNIVIRTPFARDPIQELADAARRQGLKFGVYYSLGRDWQDPDVPTRDGYRSNTWDYPDESKKDFTKYFERKVKPQIKELLTQYQPSILWFDTPEKISRAQSEELLRLVHSLQPNTIVNQRVGNRMGDYRVAEQNIPEGGYPDPWETCMTLNRHWGYYLGDENWKPTETLVRNLIDIASKSGNFLLNVGPTGEGLIPAGSVERLKEIGSWMKVNGESIYGTAGSPFKQLDWGRCTKKVSGDSTTLYLHVFDWPKDGKLLVPGLRNTIESATLLADGKRLQSAASDGGVVLSLPATAPDKISSTVVLKFKGAPVIK, encoded by the coding sequence ATGATTAGGTTCGTAAAAGCTCTACTTTTTGTCGTAATACTAAGCCTGTGTGCCATCGGCCAGAATGCCGCTACGCCGGTCGATACTGGCGACGCTCATGCTGACCGTTCGCTTATAAAGCTTGATCCTGTGGAAGAAGTGGCCAAGCGCATGGAATGGTTTAATGATGCGCGTTTCGGCATGTTCATTCATTGGGGGCTCTACTCCCAAAACGGTTGTCAGTACAACGGGAAGGACGGCAAGACCGAGCACATGATGCGGCACTTGCAGATACCTCTCCGCGAGTACGAGAAGATCGCCGATGAGTTCGACCCCGAAAAGTTCAACGCCGATGAATGGGTGCGCATCGCGAAGGACGCTGGGATGAAGTACATGGTGATAACGTCCAAGCACCATGACGGCTTTGCGATGTTCAACAGCAAGTCCTCGAACTATAACATTGTGATCCGAACGCCGTTTGCGCGTGACCCCATCCAGGAACTGGCGGATGCGGCGCGCCGGCAGGGGCTTAAGTTCGGTGTTTATTACTCGCTCGGGCGTGACTGGCAAGATCCTGATGTGCCTACCCGCGACGGCTATCGAAGCAACACGTGGGATTATCCGGACGAGAGCAAGAAAGATTTTACGAAATACTTCGAGCGCAAGGTCAAGCCGCAGATCAAGGAACTGCTAACGCAGTATCAGCCGAGCATCTTGTGGTTCGACACGCCTGAAAAAATATCCCGCGCGCAGAGCGAAGAACTTCTCCGCCTGGTGCACAGCCTACAGCCGAACACCATTGTCAACCAGCGTGTTGGGAACCGGATGGGCGACTATCGAGTAGCGGAACAGAATATCCCGGAAGGCGGCTATCCCGATCCATGGGAAACCTGCATGACTCTGAACCGGCATTGGGGATACTACTTGGGCGACGAAAACTGGAAGCCCACTGAAACACTCGTTCGCAATCTGATCGATATCGCCAGCAAGAGCGGCAACTTCCTTCTCAATGTAGGACCAACGGGCGAAGGCCTAATTCCCGCGGGCTCGGTGGAGCGGCTGAAGGAAATCGGCAGCTGGATGAAGGTGAATGGCGAGTCCATCTATGGAACTGCCGGCAGCCCGTTCAAGCAGTTGGACTGGGGACGGTGCACGAAGAAAGTTTCGGGCGACAGCACCACGCTCTATCTCCATGTATTCGACTGGCCCAAAGATGGAAAACTGCTCGTGCCTGGTTTGAGGAACACTATAGAATCCGCCACGTTGCTGGCAGACGGGAAGAGACTCCAGTCCGCTGCGAGCGACGGTGGTGTA